In Hyphomicrobiales bacterium, the following are encoded in one genomic region:
- a CDS encoding primosomal protein N' — protein MAGEKRVPQQVVSVLVPVAVPGAYSYRAPDDRILAPGTIVRVPLGSREVIGAVWDGEPPAKVSAAKLRDVAAVFDVPPLSEEIRRFVDWVARWTLSPPGMVARMVLRTPEAFEAEPPVRGVRRIGEPPERMTKARSRILDMTADGLAWSRTGLAASAGVSPSVIDGLVKSGTLQAVDLPAAPPAAAPDPDWNPTALNPEQDDAAKSLADAVKAGTSSVTLVDGVTGSGKTEVYFEAVAEAVRAGRQALVLLPEIALTAEFLDRFETRFGTRPAEWHSDVTPKQRARVWRGVATGEVRVVVGARSALFLPFPDLGLIVVDEEHDPAYKQEDRVAYNARDMAVVRGHLAGFPVILSSATPSIESRHNADIGRYRRVVLPERAAGQALPELITIDMRRRGPERGRWLAPALVTAVSETLERGDQALLFLNRRGYAPLTLCRSCGHRFECPDCSAWLVEHRFRGVLTCHHCGYSMPTPQACPSCGDIDSLVACGPGVERIAEEAAERFEDARVLVLSSDLPGGTQRLRAELAAVARGEADVIIGTQLVAKGHNFPKLTCVGVIDADLGLASADPRAAERTFQLMSQVTGRAGRADGAGRGFLQTYMPEHPVMRALVSGDRENFYQTEIDARERASMPPFARLASIVISGLERSETESYARAFARAAPVDPQIRILGPAEPPLAVIRGRHRFRLLVHAPRSVDMQAFLRRWLEAGPRPRGNLRLAVDVDPLSFL, from the coding sequence ATCGCTGGAGAAAAGCGGGTGCCGCAACAGGTCGTATCAGTTCTGGTTCCGGTCGCCGTCCCCGGCGCCTATTCCTACCGCGCGCCCGATGACAGGATTTTGGCGCCGGGCACGATCGTGCGCGTCCCGCTCGGCTCGCGCGAGGTCATCGGCGCGGTGTGGGATGGCGAACCGCCGGCGAAGGTGTCGGCGGCCAAGCTGCGCGACGTCGCCGCCGTCTTCGACGTGCCGCCGCTGTCGGAGGAAATCCGACGCTTCGTCGACTGGGTCGCGCGCTGGACGCTGAGCCCGCCGGGCATGGTGGCGCGCATGGTATTGCGCACGCCCGAGGCCTTCGAGGCCGAACCGCCGGTGCGTGGCGTCCGCCGCATCGGTGAGCCGCCCGAGCGCATGACCAAGGCGCGCAGCCGCATCCTCGACATGACCGCCGACGGGCTCGCCTGGTCGCGCACCGGGCTTGCCGCGTCTGCCGGCGTCAGCCCTTCCGTTATCGACGGGCTTGTGAAATCGGGCACGCTGCAGGCCGTCGACCTGCCGGCAGCACCACCGGCAGCCGCCCCCGATCCCGACTGGAACCCGACCGCGCTCAATCCGGAACAGGACGATGCCGCAAAGTCGCTCGCCGACGCGGTGAAGGCGGGAACGTCTTCCGTCACCCTCGTCGACGGCGTCACCGGCTCCGGCAAGACCGAGGTCTATTTCGAGGCGGTCGCAGAAGCCGTGCGCGCCGGCCGTCAGGCGCTGGTGCTGTTGCCGGAAATCGCCCTGACCGCGGAATTCCTCGACCGCTTCGAGACCCGTTTTGGCACAAGGCCTGCCGAATGGCACTCCGACGTGACGCCGAAACAGCGTGCGCGCGTCTGGCGTGGTGTCGCGACCGGCGAGGTGCGCGTCGTCGTTGGTGCGCGTTCCGCCCTGTTCCTGCCGTTTCCCGATCTCGGTCTGATCGTGGTCGATGAAGAGCACGACCCGGCCTACAAGCAGGAGGACCGGGTCGCCTACAACGCCCGTGACATGGCCGTGGTGCGCGGTCACCTTGCCGGCTTCCCGGTGATCCTGTCGTCGGCCACGCCCTCTATAGAGAGTAGACACAACGCCGATATCGGCCGCTACCGCCGTGTCGTGCTGCCGGAACGCGCCGCCGGTCAGGCGTTGCCTGAACTGATCACCATCGATATGCGCCGACGTGGGCCGGAGCGCGGCCGTTGGCTCGCGCCGGCTCTCGTCACGGCGGTCTCGGAGACGCTCGAACGCGGCGATCAGGCACTGCTGTTTCTCAATCGCCGGGGATACGCCCCGCTGACGCTGTGCCGTTCCTGCGGCCACCGGTTCGAATGCCCGGACTGCTCCGCCTGGCTGGTGGAGCATCGCTTTCGCGGCGTGCTGACCTGCCACCATTGCGGCTACTCCATGCCGACCCCGCAAGCCTGCCCGTCCTGCGGCGATATCGATTCGCTGGTCGCCTGCGGACCCGGTGTCGAGCGCATCGCGGAAGAGGCGGCGGAACGCTTCGAGGACGCCCGCGTGCTGGTACTGTCGTCGGATCTTCCCGGCGGCACGCAGCGGCTACGCGCGGAACTGGCGGCGGTGGCGCGCGGCGAGGCCGATGTCATCATCGGCACCCAGCTTGTCGCCAAGGGCCACAATTTCCCCAAGCTCACCTGCGTCGGCGTCATCGATGCGGATCTGGGACTGGCGAGCGCCGATCCGCGCGCGGCGGAACGCACCTTCCAGCTGATGTCGCAGGTTACCGGACGGGCCGGCCGCGCTGACGGGGCGGGCAGGGGGTTCCTGCAGACTTATATGCCCGAGCACCCGGTGATGCGGGCGCTCGTTTCCGGCGATCGCGAGAATTTCTATCAGACCGAAATCGACGCCCGCGAACGCGCGTCCATGCCGCCCTTCGCCCGCCTCGCCAGTATCGTCATCTCCGGGCTGGAGCGGAGCGAGACCGAGAGCTATGCGCGCGCCTTTGCCCGCGCAGCGCCGGTCGACCCGCAGATCCGCATCCTCGGCCCCGCCGAACCGCCGCTCGCCGTCATTCGCGGCCGCCATCGGTTCCGCCTGCTGGTCCATGCCCCGCGCAGCGTCGACATGCAGGCCTTCCTGCGCCGCTGGCTCGAGGCCGGGCCACGTCCGCGCGGCAATCTTCGGCTTGCCGTCGACGTCGATCCGCTCAGCTTCCTTTGA
- the fsa gene encoding fructose-6-phosphate aldolase has protein sequence MKFFVDTADVAEIRDLAETGLLDGVTTNPSLVMKAGRPFREIIAEICSVVDGPVSAEVTAMEAGAMIAEGRSLGEIADNVTIKVPLTWEGLKACRALTGDGFMVNVTLCFSANQALLAAKAGATFVSPFVGRLDDIGLDGMELIEEIRTIYDNYEGLNTQILAASIRTPNHVKLSALYGADVATVPPSVLRQIVKHPLTDKGLEQFMADWAKTGETIL, from the coding sequence ATGAAGTTCTTTGTCGATACCGCCGATGTCGCCGAAATCCGCGATCTGGCCGAGACCGGTCTGCTCGACGGCGTGACCACCAATCCCTCGCTGGTGATGAAGGCGGGCCGCCCGTTCCGCGAGATCATCGCCGAGATCTGCTCGGTGGTCGATGGGCCGGTTTCGGCCGAAGTGACGGCGATGGAAGCCGGCGCGATGATCGCCGAGGGGCGCTCGCTCGGCGAGATCGCCGACAATGTCACCATCAAGGTGCCGCTAACCTGGGAAGGCCTGAAGGCCTGCCGGGCGCTGACCGGCGACGGCTTCATGGTCAATGTCACGCTGTGCTTCTCGGCCAACCAGGCGCTCTTGGCGGCCAAGGCCGGCGCCACCTTCGTCTCCCCGTTCGTCGGCCGGCTCGACGATATCGGCCTCGACGGCATGGAGCTGATCGAGGAGATCCGCACGATCTACGACAATTACGAGGGCCTCAACACGCAGATCCTCGCCGCCTCGATCCGCACCCCGAACCACGTCAAGCTGTCGGCGCTGTACGGCGCGGACGTCGCGACTGTGCCGCCGAGCGTGCTGCGCCAGATCGTCAAGCACCCGCTGACCGACAAGGGCCTTGAGCAGTTCATGGCCGACTGGGCGAAGACCGGCGAGACGATTCTCTGA
- a CDS encoding peptidylprolyl isomerase, with the protein MSAAKAGDTVRIHYTGRLTDGSQFDSSIGRDPLEFELGAGQIIPGLEQEILGMVVGTASTVTIPFAEAYGPRQDDAVQVVQRSAIPPHIQLDLGGQIQAVSEDGNALVLTVVALTDEDVTLDANHPLAGKDLIFDVELLEIL; encoded by the coding sequence ATGTCCGCAGCCAAAGCCGGCGATACCGTCCGGATTCATTATACCGGTCGCCTCACCGACGGCAGCCAGTTCGATTCCTCGATCGGCCGCGATCCGCTCGAATTCGAGCTCGGCGCCGGCCAGATCATTCCCGGTCTCGAACAGGAAATCCTCGGCATGGTCGTCGGCACGGCGAGCACCGTGACCATCCCGTTCGCCGAAGCCTATGGCCCGCGTCAGGACGACGCCGTCCAGGTCGTGCAGCGCAGCGCCATCCCGCCGCACATCCAGCTCGACCTTGGTGGTCAGATCCAGGCCGTCAGCGAAGACGGCAACGCGCTGGTCCTGACCGTCGTCGCGCTGACCGACGAGGATGTTACGCTCGACGCCAACCATCCGCTTGCCGGCAAGGACCTCATCTTCGACGTCGAACTGCTTGAGATTCTCTAA